Part of the Danaus plexippus chromosome 23, MEX_DaPlex, whole genome shotgun sequence genome is shown below.
AGCATGCGCGGGCCGTGCTGCCCCCTGGTGGCGAGGAGAATGAATGAACAGGTTCAATTTGATCTTATAAAACCACAGACAGCGtactattttctattatacaaTCATATTTGCAGGttctctaatatatatttcttctccGTCAGTTACGATTTCCatatttttggtaattaaACAGAATACAGACTAatgtaactatttttaaagttgGAGAGGCTATTACTTGCTTCTGTATATGAGCCgagtaaattgaatatttaaatacattaattttatgtatttaaatttaataataattaatattgaagtgTTTTTTCTAGTTTGAACACATTTTATGTCTGACTGGATTCCGAAATCTAAGTTGGGTCAGTtcgaagtaaaatttaaataaaattgtattttgcgaatatttattgaataaatccAATAAAATTTGGTAAGTGGAATGTGGATTCTAACAGAAAACAAAGTTCACAAAACAATAAGCTCTGTATTTCACAAACGATCCCAGTCTAAGTTACCTGACATGCCAACTTACCACGAGTCTACATTGTTCAGTACTTACGAAtcgtttgatattatttttggaaatatttttaaatgttgataacaataacaacaaataaatgacGAGGAGAATAAGAACACGttgcttataaataacatttattaaaaaaaatagacaagttttatttagtttgtttCTACAAGTGCTCATGATGTCTATGGTAACTGAAGCATCGACAATATGATACAGGAGAGGAACGTCACGACACCGACCCGACACGACCACGACGAGGACGACCGACCCGGGAAGAAAAATGAAGTCTCTggaaacaagaaaaataaggAGTCATTGATATCTGAGCGTATTGTATTCCGTTGTAGTGTGACATCATCGGTACTAACTCTTCTTTTCGTTGGGGTCAGTGACTCCACACTGCTTATACGATATGGTGGTCTTCCTCTTGGTGTTGACGTACCCCGGGATGAAGATGCTGGGCGCGGCCAGGCGACCCGACGCCAGCAACCTGATACATAGGCGACATGTACTCACACGAGGAAACACTTGTACCCGGGGATACAAGACGAACAAGACTCGGTCAGGATCCGTTCGATAGGAATTAAGCGCAAACTACACTAATATATCCGTGGCAGTCATCTTGAAACAACAGTCAGGGATATTTCGTCTGGCATTGAGTGGATTTTTCTGAATTACAAATGTTGTATATTGAACATCAATAGGGAAAGATCCTCATAAGGTCtaccaaaaaataaacacacagATAAAAATGCTCGGCACAAATCTAATGTTTGTACATAAGATAAGGTGTGGGTACCTCGTGAAGTCCAGCTCGAGTCTGTTAGCGTCGGGTCCCGTGAAGTGCATGAGGAGTTGGAGACAGGAGCCGCGGTGGAGAGGCCGCGTGCGCCGGGAGTCCACAGACACCATCCACGGCGGAGCGCCTAGTACCTTGCGGACCTCGGACAGGAACTGACCTCTACGGAGACGCGGCTCATGAGATACAGACATTAACTATACACAGACTCCCGGTGACGCTGATAAAGCAATAcgggatataaaatatacacagcGGCGCGTGTGGCAGGTCTCTATATAACGTATCTTTCTTTGTGTTGATATTCACagaatatttgtaaacaaagaCTTATTAATCAGACGCTGAGATCAATCTGCTTATCCCATATCTGCACACACAACATAAGGAGCGTTCAAGGTGAATGAAATTCACaaattttctcatatattaGATTAACTCAGTCTATGGAATGAGAAACGCTTGATAAAGTATAGGACGACAACTTATATATTGCTATAGAGCAGACGTTTCTTTAAACTTATGAATACAAACAGAAGAAGTTTTACAAGTTATTCTTCTAGATGTACACTCATACTTGTGTTATATTCGTGTtggttctttttttttcttgacgCTGAAGCATAGTCATAAGTATGTTTAGAATTCATTGATGTTATCAAACTTGTTTTCATGTTGCCGTAATGACTTCAACACTCACAGGACGAATCTGGGCGGCTTCATAACGTTGACATATTTGATGATGTCCTTGTCTGGTTGTATGTTGGCGCACGCGAACCTCTCGGAGGAGCGCTCGGGGCCCAGGATGACCAGCGAGCGACCCAGCGCCGACACCGACCCCTCCAGCGGCAGGTTACTGTCCACGAACACCTGACGGTCACCGCCCACCGCTGACACACGGACGACaccacatacatacatcataCATGTAGTAAACATTGATAAAGAGCGGAGGGTTATGTACTCCTTAACTACAAAGAAACTATACGAATAAGAAATCGGTACGtggatagaaaaatattgcaacTTGCTTCAAGGATGggattacattaaaatatataaagcatcTAAGTATTCGGTATTACATTCCGTTCTTCATCATCATAGTGTGAagtaatcaatataaaacttagaaatatttctttcaatgATATATTGAATATCTCACATATAGTTCCCAGCCTGGAGGTGAGGTCGCCCACGTCACACCGCAGCGGGTTGTCCGCGCCACACTCTTGACTGTACAGCTCGTGCTGTGAAGAATAAGGTTATATGAAGGTCGTTCCGCCGACGACTGGTCGAATAACATGTGTGTGTGCGagcgcgcgtgtgtgtgtgtggtctTACTAACATTAAGAGGGTCGGCGAGCTGCGTGAAGTATGGGTTCCAGCGGTATCCGCCCGCCACACAGCGCGTGCCCGTCACCTTCACCGCCGCGTCCACACCCACCGGGTTCACGAACACCTCCCAGCGGTGATCGTGAGTCTAAACAGAGAACACACATCATGACAGCCCCGGAGACTCACTAGCATTCATCACACACGTCGCAGAGTTGCTCCGAACAGAATAAATAGAGAAGAATCGCttacataaaacaatgttCCTATTCAGGATACATGTGAATGTGTGTAAACTTTAATATCGCCTAAGTTCTCATCGACGAGGTCGTATCTAGAAAATATTCCCAAACACATCGCCATATATAAGACACATCCCGCTCTAAGACCTATAAATCTCTGTTCGACCACACGGCCGTCCTCTCACCAGGTTCCGGTCCCTGACCCCCGGATGTCTCAGGTTGACTTCTATGAGGGTGTCGCTGGCGCTGCCATCGTTGTGTATCAGCTGTGTGAACCTCACGTAGCCGTACGCGAACCCCCCGGGGTGGTGGAAGGAGGCCACGGCGCGCAGCTCCCGGGCCTCGGATGGACTGTACCCGCGCTCCACGGACGAACACGCCCAGCGACGGTCGGACGACTGAAACATCACACGAACGAGACAAGTCAAGAGATGGACATATGGAAAGGGAAGGAGCTCACTATCCGACCAGTATTTTACGAGGTGACTGGTCATAATCAGTCTATGAAAGCTCGTCATTGGTGACGTCAGTAACAAGTACCAGCGCCTACCTTTTTATGCAGGGCGACCGACCGTCCGAGGATACTGTACGGTCCGAACAGGGAGAGTTGAGTCTCGTTGTAGTAGGTGCTGTATTTCTTGAGATCATTCAACAGACCGTACTTGCCGCCCAGGTCACCCAACATGTATTGGTCCGCTGTGCCTGGTAAACATcgttattgatatattaagaAAGTGAGTGTTGTTAGAAGTGATgctatgttaataattaagtgAAAGTAGGGTAGGAACCTAACCTTTGGTCGGCGGCGGCACTTGAGCCTTGTTGACGTGGAAAGGGTTGTAGGTGTCGTAGATGGTCGTCCTCTCGCATGGGAACTCCAGGTCTCTCTCGATGGGAGTCTGAACATGGATCAAATCGTTAGAACAGGCTGGACGGTTCAAACATTACACAACGCCACGTGTCTGAGCAACTCACgacatgtatattatatccCCCGGCGTCGGCCGCCAGCTCCTCGAGCGTGACCTCCACGTTGACCACATCGTACTCCGACTGCTGGGTGAACTCCAGCTTCCCCCGGAGACGAATCTCGTTCCCGTTCCCGAACCAGTCCTGGACTACCGCCTTCCGCCGAGCGTGTCCGGTCACACTGACGGATACAGctcgtattataaattacattgtcTTCCTCCTACTATTATTGAAGTCTTATTGGTTACAACTTACAGTTGTTCATTTAACTTTACATCCCCTAACGCATTAATCGTTTTTACATGCTTTTATTTAGCAtcacatgtatgtatgtatgtatgtatgtttgtaccCGACTTCTTCCAACTCGATTCTGCCCCTTTTTAAACGGACCGGTTTCGCTAAAATTTTGTAGGCTTATCAAGGACCGGTAACAAATTAATACCTCGtagaatttatatcaattcaaTCATTAGGATTGCCAGGAACATCATTAAAATGAGAGTGAAAGAGATAGAGCATGCTCGCTCAAGCACTTTTGTATTTGTTGGTAAGCTACATAGCTGCATTATCAACAGtcaaaaatgaaaaacttttgataaggagaatttaatttgataatatttaatttctaagttATTGAGATGATACTAATTTAATCGCGatgattacaaaaaatttgccGTGTCACGCATATGACTACTGGCAGGATCAACCAGGGAGATGTGTTCCGGGACCGAACTTCGTGAATATATagagattaatatatatatatatatatatatatatagcattagATGAAATGGATCGGTcacgaaatattaatttatataaagtgaatCGTTACACTACTACATTGATCGCAAGTGTACCTATTTATGCTAACAACACAAAAAGCCTTAGAACGTACACGAATTGGAGACGCAACTCTGTAAACACAGCTTTATATGTCAatggattaaaaattaatgtagatATTTGATAGTAAAATCAAACATTCGTCGTCTAGAAGATTAACACATCCGCGTTGAAGAcaaattgaaaagtaaaaaataaaatatagtttaaaaaaccaaaaaacATGCTTTTCTAATAAACCcaactaaaaagaaaaaataatttttaatattaacaataacagtgggcggaaaatattaacattgttaTGAGAAAAGCATGAGACGCTTTGTACCATATCTTTCATACTATTTTTGAACTAATCGtatgaaaaaagtaatagtTCAAAAATAGTATGAAAGATATGGAACATACCTGGTAACTGACGGAAAACATTGTCAAGAACCACCGCAAGGaaactttcaaatgaaaagAACCGCATCGAAGTCGGTGGGTCCGTTTGATACTATGATGTCACAGACACCCGCACACCCAGACAGCGATGTCAAAGTCGTAACAGAAACAGTTTTGGTTTCGgaggttaaaaataataattcatttaattaaataaatatgacgcCAATTGTTACAACGTcatagtttcttttttttaggaacaaagtttcaaataataatttcaatgtaatattatcgattaaataagaaaaattaatgacGAAAACAAATAACGTAAGAAGTTTCAAAAAGTGATTCTCTCCGGCGGGGAATCGAACCCCGGTCTCCCGCGTGACAGGCGGGGATACTGACCACTATACTACCGAAGATGATAGCTCAATctgaataaattgaaaatatatgttttcgtatatacagtttatataaattactaacataaagattaatttattaacatcatACTTATTATgtgaattaattaacattaaaaatacttacatcCGTTTCAAATGTAATTGTTCCAACTTCTGATTTTATAACTTGCAGTAATCATTCTTACAATATTCTATCCATTAGGTATAGGTAGGTGGAcagaatttatgttttaaaataaagaattcttTGAATTCAATGAGCGTTCTATGTACACGACTATCGATAAGATCCCGTGACGTGACTCACATCGAGCAGGCCATCCTCTCCCCCCGAGCGAGCGGTCCGTGGTCATCGTACACCACCAGCGACCGCCTCAGAACCGACCTCCTCCCGTGGAGAGACAGCAGCGGGTCAGAGAACAGCCGCCTCGTCAGGGCAGAAGACGCCGATTTCTTGCCGGCCACTGACAGCGTGCCGTGTCTGAGGAACCGATCATGTTTAAAACATAGCATACAGCCACATCGACTTTATAGTAGTAGTGAATAGATCGATGTCTAGCCATGCCTGGTGGTGAGGTCTCCTAGACGGCAGAGTCCCTCGAGACCCCTCCTACAGTAGTACTCGGGATGTCTACTGTCCACGTCGATCCCGTAAGGATCGAACAGGCTCCCCGCCGACAGACAGCGCCCCGTCCAGTTGTAGTAATCCTTCCCGGGGGGCTCCGAGTGGAGTGCCCAGCGATGCTCGAATGTGTTGTTTATATTGGCACCATCTGCGTGGACCTGCAGGATACGATTGGTTAAGGTCTTGAAAGGTCTTCAAAAAGAAATCCGCTGAAGAAAAGCAATAACAAGCAAAGACCCAAAATCTGAATTATGTTACATTGTCTTAACAGAACAACTGTTACTCTTAAAAACTCACCATACTCTCTATAATAATGGTGGTATCTTCCCAGGGCCTCTCGCTGGGTTGTCTGAACAGCACACTGCCCACTATGGGGTATCTGAACACTACCCTGGCGGAAGTCATCCTCGTCTGCTCGTCCGTGCCGTACTCGTACAGCAAGATCGTGCCGCACACCTCGTGCTTGGGAGGACGACTGACGAGTCATTGAGGGGGAAATTTAATTCACAGATTCACtaacactttatttatatgagacTGTGTGTTCATCATTACCGCTCATCATCAACGCTCTGACCGACATCCAGCCTCGAAACATCAAAAAGAAtgtataccaaaaaaattgttcaaaaaaattgttaagatTCGGAGACAGATAATGTTACTcctgaaataacatttttatatttaaggaatgttttttatttctgtaggtaataatattatgtaagatTAACGCGAGCacacttaaacaaaaatatggttTTCGGGATTACtgaggttttattttattataacattcattcataaatcatgATCTCGGGTAGACACTCACATCTCATATGTCTTCGGGCAAATaatagagacgaaacctcttagcattcaatggattcaccgtgcgggtgccgggtccattgcgttgcagggagtggagcttcaacagtgcctgggacttgcgacccaggtgtaggtttaaggggcccctaactaacgcgcgttaaacgctcacctctactgtccaagctcctctccctacctaaccatatttgaaaagaacctactagggctgccttcgaagtacgttccaagaacgaattgatgtgagttctggacaggcctaagtcttttagtaggttgtagagagatttagccgttatacctctcgctcccacttctaccgcgtataaatccacgacgaacctatttcgagtgagttcgtttgtgagctcgtaatatttgttgaccttgatggtatggtctttggggatgttggtttcccaaggaaccgtaagctctatcatcacagtttttattttaattatgaattttcttttaatctcTGGTCTCACGTCAAAGAAGTTACAACGTATTTCAATTTCagtctaattatatttaaatagcgcCTGAACAAAAGTAATAGTGATAACTCAGAGATGtactattagtattatttttgataaaactattCTGATATCACAAACTACGTGACCCACATactttatgaatgaaatattatgCATACAGTTAGAGTCCAGTCGTCTTCCGGTTACTGTTATgagttctttaaaaaaattaactgttTGCGGCATCCTTATTATAGAAGATCAGATTTAGATACATTTGTCAACTGTTACTTTTTGAACTATTTAGTAGTATTACTAACCGCGTGAGTACAACAGCTCGATGCGCCACACTATGTTTGCCGCTGAGCGGTAGCCAGGCGTCCCAGTAGGCTCCACTTAGTTCATTGGCGAGTCCCGGCAGGAGGTACTTGTGATTCAGGTATTCGGTGCGATCCTTGTACTTTCCGAGGAGATCACCTACAGGATACTGATCCTGGGTACCCATACCTGACACAAAATACATAGACATTCATAATACGTAGATAAAAACCAAAGCGAtttctgaattatttaaaaattaatccatAGATGTATTTATTTGGGACATAGTAGGAaagcttaatattttaatttgtactgATTTAATTtccacttaaataatattaccatTTACGTAACTACGATATAATtacatgtaattattaaagctTTTTTAAATCCTAATTAATacgtttgaataataatagtcaaAAATTGGTATTGTAATAATGAGTATAACGAGGCGATTACAGTATCATCGAGACATCAAGTTAGCGATGTCCATGATGTAAGTTCTCAACATTATAAGAGCCCATCTTAACCGAGTGTGCGAGTAGTGGAATGAGTTTTCTAAACAGTCTCAATAATCCACAACATCCACACAGTAGAACTCGAACGTCCGAATTTCTGACGCGAGAGTAAACAATCTTGGAGTTATTCCAAGAACAGGGGAAGTAACGACGAAGACGTCCTAGAGAGTattgttcatatattattatatagattatatttagACTAACACAACTGTAGAAGTAACGAACTAGAGATATTAATGAGATACTTATATAAGTACGAATAAACAAGACTAACAAGGTTCGATGCTATCTTCGTCAAAACACAGAACATGACGTACGATCAGAATTATAGCATTCCTACCAAAAGTTTCTGTCCCACTGCTCACGGAGCGTTTTCAGTTTTGGACATTTTATAGaatgcatatatttatacacatcATGAACAACATTCAAATTACGAGTCAGTTGATATAACGTGTCACTGACAGCCTCTGTATCTTTTTATAccaacattaatataacacattaaTGTTTAAGGGATGGTCAGATATATCGTTACGAAATTATAACAACGAATGGGAGGGAGAACGAGGtttgtacttaaaaattatggaATCAATATCTGTAACCTGGTGGCGGTATGTTGTTCAAGTCCAGTCCCATGGGATTGTATAAATTCCCTGTAGTATTGCACACGCTGGTCCACTGACTGGCGTCCACCAGCTTTGGAGGAAGCTCCCTGATGCTGTACTGGACCATGGAGCTCACGAACCGCAGGTTGGACTCGTAGTCCTGATCGGACGCACCCAATTGAAAGTTAGCCCAGGTCGGGTCGAAGGGAGAGCGCTGTGTGAACTCAACGGTGCCCCGTATACCATCCATATTGATAAGGCCCCTAGAAAATTCAACTTTTGAATTTAGTTCAAAAAAAATGACAGTTAAGTATCAAGCACGAAAACTTCAACATATGTGGTTTCACGAGTGTGTTGAGTAAGACGGTAGAAGTAATAAAGTTACTCAAATGAGAGAcatgtactttattttaattcacgcAATCATCACTGTTCTATTCCAATCTATATCGTGAACAAATGTTTGAGTGAATATAGCCCCTATCTGTTATAAGCAGACGGTTTTCATCTCGTGGTTAACTTACTTCGTACTCCGCGGAGGCATGGTCCTTAACTTGGCGCATGCTAGGAAGCTCTCCGAGTGTTTGTTATCATAGATGACCACGTACAGACTTCTCCTCGTGACCTCCATATCATTTCTCAGAACATTCAACACGTCGTCTCTATACAGAGTCCTCGTGTTCTTTACATTCGGGTCTGTGGCCACTTTGATGAGTCCCAGCCTGCTGTCCAGGTCACCGACGCTCATCCCGTCTCCGCTATTTTCAGGATCAAATACAAGCTGCAGAACGTTACAATTATCTTCGTGGTTGCCTTTGTCCGAATCAAAGATATCTGTAACAAATAACTTCCACTTGTGCTGGGAATATCCTTGGTTCTCCTTCACGGTCTTTATGTGATATAAGTCTGCCTGGATATAAGAGTCAGTTTCGTCAAATTCTCGCGCCGCCAGCCATCTGAAGTGTAATGTCCCCGCTATGGGAGCACTAAATCTTGCGAACGCATGTTTCTCGTACAATTTGTCCGTTGAGAGAATCGAGGCGCAGATGATCCTATCTCTCTCGGCTGTTTCTAACAATATACTCTTGCCCCACAGTCCCAGGGGACCCGTGAGAGTAACTTTACTCTCGAACTCGGCATGGTCCTTCCCAGGCACGATCAGGTAGCCGAGTTCCTCCGTGAGATCTACGACTTCTCTTCCAAGATTCTCTTGTGAGCATCTTTCGTTTGATATATCCGTATAGTCCACGGGATACTCGTGTATGGCCCACCTCCAGACCCCGTCGGGATACTGCAGAGTTGTCTTCAAGTTAGTTCTGATGCTGATGAGACTCTCATTCTTGTGTGAGAACTCGATTTCTCCATGGAGACCGTGTTGTGATATGTACGCTCTCAATACCAGAGCGCTCACATctggaaattaatttaatatttagtaactaaaatattataatctggAAGGAATATATGAAGGtggatttttttcattcctcAATTAAAGCAGCTTTTAAATATAGCTCAGGGgcttatatttctttgaatgtaaaccttaatattaaaataaaaaacataagacATTGAGAGTTCCCCAGGTTGATGTAATATGAGGGGATAAGTATCACACCATATCAGAtctagtttaatattttcttctttatattgaattgtcTCATTGTTACCATCAATAAGTTCTGTGACACTAAAGGACAAGTAAATATCTTCGGTGAATTCATGTTTTTTAAGTTCGCTAgtctttattaaacaattcttAAATGACTCTCGTTGTATGaagttatttaagaaaagGTCTTCCttaagaaacaaattaattttataaaccaaaacaatattttctctCACAGGTCGGGACGGCAGAGGCAACATTAAAACATACTTCTCTGATGCAGACCAGAAAAACAACTTTAAGTTTCAAGTATaaagttacataatttattactcacctgtaaatataaataataaaactatacacaAAAGCTTTGGCACATGACTAATTTGgttgtacattttttatttatttaacattttactcTTTAACGTCGTACGAGTGACTGACCATTCTGCGTGGTTAAGTGAAAGTTAAGTCAAGTCTTAAGACTGGTTGACTGAGACGGGTATATGATAAGAGAGAGATAGAGATATCACATACGTCATGAAGTAGCTCTGGCGATTCGAAGGATGTTTTGAAGATTAAGCGGGAAATTACTGAAAAGAGGAAAGACGGGATGGCCACGAAACGTTTtacaatagtaaaaatatttattatgctcTTAAAGCACATCAAACAGcgacaaatatattgaaatacatcTAAATATCTTCAAGTCTcagtcatattattaaaagtggAAAAACGAGGTGCAATGCgtcgtttatttttgtaatcaaatCTATTTCTCTGGTCACTTTCGGTTTCATTCTAATAATGACAGTAATTACTTTTCAGGATATAATTAACTCAtcattataatagtaattagtAGGGTATAAACAAAAGCAAGACCTTACGATGTTGGAACGAAagatatgatttataaacTGACCGatagaaatgtaaaaatatataaattggtaatgttatataaaaaataagagatTTCCATCGATATATTACCTCATAACGATATTTCTGGCACCTTCTGGAGATAAAAGACTTGAAATTTGGTAGGAAGATTAGTTTTGACGAGTAGAGGTCAGCTAAGAACGGTTTTTACCAAATTCTACCCCCAAGGGGTGTTGCAGGGGAGTCAACAATGAAAAAATcccatttttaaaacatagcTACTACATGCTtcaaatttgataataatctcCTACATGTGATATAGAAATTATCCATGAGcgagttttataacaattcgTCTCCCATGATGACTGCCGACTCCAATGGTTGCTGGGTACTAACAATGAACatctttaattttgaatcTAGAGCTCCCACGGTAtccaatttttatatgaatattctgTGAGTGATGCAAGAATACCTTAGGAACAAATTTTACGATATTCCACCCCGCACGAGCTCGCGGGGGCGggtgtcaaaaataaaaattaaatatttatattatatttcgt
Proteins encoded:
- the LOC116774686 gene encoding uncharacterized protein LOC116774686 isoform X1; this translates as MYNQISHVPKLLCIVLLFIFTDVSALVLRAYISQHGLHGEIEFSHKNESLISIRTNLKTTLQYPDGVWRWAIHEYPVDYTDISNERCSQENLGREVVDLTEELGYLIVPGKDHAEFESKVTLTGPLGLWGKSILLETAERDRIICASILSTDKLYEKHAFARFSAPIAGTLHFRWLAAREFDETDSYIQADLYHIKTVKENQGYSQHKWKLFVTDIFDSDKGNHEDNCNVLQLVFDPENSGDGMSVGDLDSRLGLIKVATDPNVKNTRTLYRDDVLNVLRNDMEVTRRSLYVVIYDNKHSESFLACAKLRTMPPRSTKGLINMDGIRGTVEFTQRSPFDPTWANFQLGASDQDYESNLRFVSSMVQYSIRELPPKLVDASQWTSVCNTTGNLYNPMGLDLNNIPPPGMGTQDQYPVGDLLGKYKDRTEYLNHKYLLPGLANELSGAYWDAWLPLSGKHSVAHRAVVLTRRPPKHEVCGTILLYEYGTDEQTRMTSARVVFRYPIVGSVLFRQPSERPWEDTTIIIESMVHADGANINNTFEHRWALHSEPPGKDYYNWTGRCLSAGSLFDPYGIDVDSRHPEYYCRRGLEGLCRLGDLTTRHGTLSVAGKKSASSALTRRLFSDPLLSLHGRRSVLRRSLVVYDDHGPLARGERMACSIVTGHARRKAVVQDWFGNGNEIRLRGKLEFTQQSEYDVVNVEVTLEELAADAGGYNIHVTPIERDLEFPCERTTIYDTYNPFHVNKAQVPPPTKGTADQYMLGDLGGKYGLLNDLKKYSTYYNETQLSLFGPYSILGRSVALHKKSSDRRWACSSVERGYSPSEARELRAVASFHHPGGFAYGYVRFTQLIHNDGSASDTLIEVNLRHPGVRDRNLTHDHRWEVFVNPVGVDAAVKVTGTRCVAGGYRWNPYFTQLADPLNHELYSQECGADNPLRCDVGDLTSRLGTISVGGDRQVFVDSNLPLEGSVSALGRSLVILGPERSSERFACANIQPDKDIIKYVNVMKPPRFVLGQFLSEVRKVLGAPPWMVSVDSRRTRPLHRGSCLQLLMHFTGPDANRLELDFTRLLASGRLAAPSIFIPGYVNTKRKTTISYKQCGVTDPNEKKKTSFFFPGRSSSSWSCRVGVVTFLSCIILSMLQLP
- the LOC116774686 gene encoding uncharacterized protein LOC116774686 isoform X2 produces the protein MYNQISHVPKLLCIVLLFIFTDVSALVLRAYISQHGLHGEIEFSHKNESLISIRTNLKTTLQYPDGVWRWAIHEYPVDYTDISNERCSQENLGREVVDLTEELGYLIVPGKDHAEFESKVTLTGPLGLWGKSILLETAERDRIICASILSTDKLYEKHAFARFSAPIAGTLHFRWLAAREFDETDSYIQADLYHIKTVKENQGYSQHKWKLFVTDIFDSDKGNHEDNCNVLQLVFDPENSGDGMSVGDLDSRLGLIKVATDPNVKNTRTLYRDDVLNVLRNDMEVTRRSLYVVIYDNKHSESFLACAKLRTMPPRSTKGLINMDGIRGTVEFTQRSPFDPTWANFQLGASDQDYESNLRFVSSMVQYSIRELPPKLVDASQWTSVCNTTGNLYNPMGLDLNNIPPPGMGTQDQYPVGDLLGKYKDRTEYLNHKYLLPGLANELSGAYWDAWLPLSGKHSVAHRAVVLTRRPPKHEVCGTILLYEYGTDEQTRMTSARVVFRYPIVGSVLFRQPSERPWEDTTIIIESMVHADGANINNTFEHRWALHSEPPGKDYYNWTGRCLSAGSLFDPYGIDVDSRHPEYYCRRGLEGLCRLGDLTTRHGTLSVAGKKSASSALTRRLFSDPLLSLHGRRSVLRRSLVVYDDHGPLARGERMACSIVTGHARRKAVVQDWFGNGNEIRLRGKLEFTQQSEYDVVNVEVTLEELAADAGGYNIHVTPIERDLEFPCERTTIYDTYNPFHVNKAQVPPPTKGTADQYMLGDLGGKYGLLNDLKKYSTYYNETQLSLFGPYSILGRSVALHKKSSDRRWACSSVERGYSPSEARELRAVASFHHPGGFAYGYVRFTQLIHNDGSASDTLIEVNLRHPGVRDRNLTHDHRWEVFVNPVGVDAAVKVTGTRCVAGGYRWNPYFTQLADPLNHELYSQECGADNPLRCDVGDLTSRLGTISVGGDRQVFVDSNLPLEGSVSALGRSLVILGPERSSERFACANIQPDKDIIKYVNVMKPPRFVLGQFLSEVRKVLGAPPWMVSVDSRRTRPLHRGSCLQLLMHFTGPDANRLELDFTRLLASGRLAAPSIFIPGYVNTKRKTTISYKQCGVTDPNEKKRNLEGPFLFFGPHSLQKYRRPALQSLDQDDLMRIYGEQTAIVVFNNQDSVPLSSGIFPRLRKMLEGQTTLVLPQDFLDVHPDYISNETQVLTLQGPWSERDAQMTETFARLQDIYGAGRVLGVLGNSVSQSQPYYETEWTRVRRQAKDVTTTSATTEDVQEKPARNLQKYALYNATGPPGKAALLYSSGWPELRWPDGTVTVLDSPVGEPTIKPTRLYTILVVRFADGDNTRDKITLEFSFKQSGSWWSAVGVEIRRGLETTGLNMPALDPPAAVLGRAFHCSLPLIYEADDARLTFPDIRIQPFMESTEKFADAFDCIGFTTVPIWSGLMVTGLMLVVLFVSICMIMDIKTMDRFENNRSKQLTITVYE